TATCGGTATTGCAATGGGGATCATGGGGACCGAAGCTGCGATGGAAGCCGCCGATATTGTACTGATGGAAGATAAGCTGGAGAAAGTGGCCAGAGCACGGGCAATCAGTAAAAAGGCGTTCCGCACCATTCGGGAGAATATCTTTGTCGGTGTTGGAGTGGTGCATGTGATCGGCATTACACTGGTTTTGCTCAAAATACTTGGCCCGGTACAGGCGGCTGCTATTCACTTGCTTCCTGATACCCTGGTTTTTATTAATTCTATTAAATTATTAAAAGTCAAGATCCGGGATTAGCAGTTTTCCCGGACGGTAATATTCAATCAGAAAATCCATAATTATCTAATAACACAATTTAAAACAATGAAAAAAGTAATTTTTATCGCACTATTAGCTTCTGCAATGATGGCCGCCTGTTCTTCCGAAACAAAAACGGGAGAAACCTCTGACACCATGTCGGTGGATAGTATTCCAGTGGTTACAGACGAGCCTGTTCTGGCAGATTCCACTTCTGCAGCAGATTCAGCCACTCTGGATAGCGCCGCTAAAGCACACGGGCACGTACATTAATCAGTTTAATCAGCCAGTTTCGTCCCGTAGTGCGAAACTGGCATTGTTGTTAGCACATTATGAATTTTAAAAATATTATTTCAGTCGTTACATTCCTGCTGCTGAACGCAGCTACCGGTACTGTTTTCGCACATGGCGTTGACGGGGATACACAAACATTTCTTACCGGGAACAGTGGTGTTGCTTTCGGCCCCTTTCTATACATCGGAGCAAAACATATGCTGACAGGATATGACCACCTGCTTTTCCTGGTAGGGGTAATCTTCTTCCTGTACAGAACCAAGGAGGTTCTTCTCTACGTTAGCTTTTTTACTATAGGTCACAGTATTACACTGCTGCTGGGTGTGCTGGCCGACATTGCCATCAACGCCTACCTGATCGACGCCATTATTGCATTGTCTATTGTGTACAAGGGCTTCGACAATCTGGGAGGCTTCCAGCGATTCTTTGGAAAACAGCCTAACACCAAAGCGGCCGTATTGATCTTCGGTTTATTTCATGGTTTCGGACTGGCTAGCAAGCTCCAGGATTTTCAATTCAGTAAGGAGGGGCTGGTAACCAATCTGCTGGGTTTCAACATCGGGGTAGAGATCGGTCAGTTTATCGCATTGGCCCTGGTGCTGGCGCTGATCACCATGTGGCGAAGGCATAGCAGTTTCATGAAATTTTCTGCCCTCACCAATACCCTGCTTATGGCAGCAGGCTTCCTTCTTTTAGGATTTCAATTAACAGGATATTTTACAGCTTAACAATCTCATCATGTCAGAAATGAATCATCAGGTCCTTGAAAAAGGTAAAATAATAAAGTCTCTAGTTTTTGCATTGGTCATCGCGTCGGTTCTCTTAATAACAGCAGTCTTACCAGCCGAATACGGTATAGATCCCATCGGTACGGGAAAAGCATTTGGTTTCAGCAAACTCTATGTGCCAGAAGAAGGAACCGGAGACTCGGAAATGATCGTCCGGGAAGCGAGATCCGTAATTAAGTTAGAAAAGGCAGGTTCCGGACCGGAAGTAAAAAGGCCGGCTGAAGCAGATTTACCTCCCCCGGCACAGCAGTACACAAAAAGGGAAGACAGCGTCCAGGTAACCGTTCCGGCAGGAGAGGGCGTTGAATATAAGATCAAAATGCTCAAACACGGGCAAATGAAATATGAATGGCTGACCACCAGCGGTGAACTTTACTTCGATTTTCATGGCGAACCTAAAGAGGTGAAGCCTTCGAAAAATACCTACTTCGATAGTTATACCATTGCCTATTCCGATAACATGGTTGGTACGTTTCTTTCGCCGTTTGAAGGAAAGCATGGATGGTATTTCAGGAACAACGGAGATAAAGATATTGTGGTAACCATCAGAATGAAGGGCGAGTACGTTTTATAGAAAATTTGTTAATAAGGACAGTATAAGCCAAAGCTTATACTGTCCCTGCATGTTTGCTATGCCTATTTCCAAAAGAAGAAAGCCCTCTGGCAAAAAAAGAGGCAGATATACAAGGTGGTACCAATCAATGACGCCACCCAAGGGAAAAACTGCTTTGAGATAGCTTCAGAACCTCAAGGCCTTTGATATCCTGAAAGAAAATAAATATCTTTTCTTCCAGGGTTTATTCTATAAGAACTTTTTAGTTAACATTCATTTTAATATCTTTATATTCAGATAGTTCTTTAATTCATCCAAGTAATTACAAATAGTTCGGTTTCCCTTTCGGTTACCAGTATTGTTTGAAGCTTGACATTTGCTTGATAACGAGATGGTTATATGTAAACATTCAGACCTCAGCGGGGTCACCAGATTTCCAAAATCGCTTCTATGGATAATAGAGGCGATTTTGGTTTAATGGCGATTTTAATATTGGGTTTCCGTGCAAAACAAAATCGTTTGGATTCGAACCTTCTCAAATAACCTTATTGGATTATCCAACTCCTAATTACTTGATTATTGCAAAAATTTAGCACATAGATAACAAATCGGTGGGCCTTAAATACCCACGAAATATTTTTTAAAGAAAGGATGAATCTTTTATGGTTGGTAGGTTACCATAGCTGCTACCTTACACTCTAAATCACAATTCCTTCAAAAGATGTTTTCTTTGCCTGCTGACCGGTACGCTCATCTTGTTATCCATCATCAGATAACCTCCATCCGCCTTCTTAAAAGATTCTACACGGTTTTTGTTAATGAGCCATGACTGATGGATGCGGATAAAGCCATACAAAGAGAGAATTTGTTCATATTCGGAAATAGGCTTCGAAACGATAATTGGCCGGCTTTCATTATGTATATAAAAGCTGGTGTAGCTATTTTCGGCACCACAGCAAATGATGCTTTCTATGAGCACATACCTGATTTCGTTCTGATCTGCCAATGCAATTCTCTTCTGTGTATTAAGCCGCTGCTGTTCGTAAGACTGTAGCAGCATGGAAGTCTGGTCTGTATAACTGTTTTTATTTGACAGGATCACTTTATGTACAGCGGCAATCAGTTCCTCGGGCACCACAGGTTTCAGCAAATAATCTGTTGCCGAAAATTTAATCGCCTGTATGCCATACTCATCGTGTGCGGTAACAAATACAATGTGCAGAAACTGCTTGGGAAGCAGTCTTAAGAGATCAAAACCGGTTTCCTGCTTCATTTTAATATCCAGAAATAAGATATCCACAGTGTGGTTATTCAGAAAGTTCAGCGCCTGTTCTACGGAGTTCGCACTGCCGCTAATTGTTAAAAAAGGACAGTAACGTTCTATCAGCACGGTAAGCGTTGTAACAGCGCCTGGTTCATCATCTACAATAAAACAGCTAAGATTGGTCATGAAAGCCAGTTTTGAAGGGTAAATGTAGTAATTGTGCCGCTTCCCTCGCTGTAGTTTACGTTCATTTGAATAGACATTCCTTCAAGCTTTTCGTTATAAACAGCGATACGTTTCCTGGTAAGCGAAAGCCCATGCCCCTGCTGAACCCCATCGCTATTCCAGAAAGTGATGCCGTTGTCTGCCAACTTAACGTTAAGATTATTAGTGTCCCTGAATATCTGAATAGTTATTGTAGGATCAGAAAGGTTTTGACCAAAGGCATGGCGGATAGAGTTCTCCAGCACTGGTTGTAATAATAAAGGCGGAAAATCGATCAACGATGGCCTCAAATCTGTTGAAACTGAAATGGTGTAAGAGAAAGCAGACCTTTCCTGTTCCAGCTTTAAATAGTCTTCCTCTTGCTTTAGTTCCTCTTGCAGGGATACAAACTCCTTTTTGCTATTATCCATTACATCCCGCATAAAACTTGCTACACTGGCTATGTATGCATTTGCCTTCTCCTGGTTATTGTTTATGGTTCCCTGTATAGCATTTAAGGAATTGAAAAGAAAGTGCGGATTGAGCTGGCCGCTTAATAAGGATAGGCGGGTCTCGGTATCTTCGTTTTTTTGCTTAAGCGCAGCAAGTTTTCTTTTGTTCCGTTTGTTGCGTAAATAAAACCAGGTTAGGCCAAGAGTCAAAATTAAAATGCTTATTACCGCTATCTGAGCCCAGGGAATTTCAAAAGGAGGCGGTTTTACACTCACCGTTATGCTGTGCACCGTTTCGGGCTGACTTTTGTATCTGAGATAAATGTCATGGTCTTTTCCGGCAGTCATATCACTTGGGAGAACCAGAAATACCCCATGCCCTGGGTCGAGCGCCGTCAGCGACTTCCATTTGTAAGGATTTTTCCCGAAAGAATATTCGACCTCGTCCTGAAAAGTTAGGCCTTTGTATAACAGGATACCGATAGAGCCGTAGTCTTTTTTAAATATGGTGGAGGTATCTCCACCGAATGCAACGGGCTCGCCCCGTCCTAAATTGAGAATGTCCTGAAGGTTCGCGTTAAGCCCACCATCGCCTAATGGTAGCTGATAATAGATAAAGTTATTGGCTGTATCTGCCGCACGGAGGATTGATATCCGTTGTAGCAATTTTTTTGTTGTGATTTCCCTGACAGTAACTTTCAATGAATCCATGATGTCCAGATTGAAATCACCAGCATAAAAAGTTCGTTTCCAGAGTACT
The window above is part of the Arcticibacter tournemirensis genome. Proteins encoded here:
- a CDS encoding HupE/UreJ family protein; this translates as MNFKNIISVVTFLLLNAATGTVFAHGVDGDTQTFLTGNSGVAFGPFLYIGAKHMLTGYDHLLFLVGVIFFLYRTKEVLLYVSFFTIGHSITLLLGVLADIAINAYLIDAIIALSIVYKGFDNLGGFQRFFGKQPNTKAAVLIFGLFHGFGLASKLQDFQFSKEGLVTNLLGFNIGVEIGQFIALALVLALITMWRRHSSFMKFSALTNTLLMAAGFLLLGFQLTGYFTA
- a CDS encoding LytR/AlgR family response regulator transcription factor; protein product: MTNLSCFIVDDEPGAVTTLTVLIERYCPFLTISGSANSVEQALNFLNNHTVDILFLDIKMKQETGFDLLRLLPKQFLHIVFVTAHDEYGIQAIKFSATDYLLKPVVPEELIAAVHKVILSNKNSYTDQTSMLLQSYEQQRLNTQKRIALADQNEIRYVLIESIICCGAENSYTSFYIHNESRPIIVSKPISEYEQILSLYGFIRIHQSWLINKNRVESFKKADGGYLMMDNKMSVPVSRQRKHLLKEL
- a CDS encoding sensor histidine kinase: MKYLIILALMLCANRQGYSQEQIPETGFSDVIVKKKINGKICDSCRAVSVVTKEYDFNYVITGAGHTPHRFGRLKGSFSYGPSRPRAPLVSAYVISQRNIGISFLPNFLQENGNKIQLYRNFGGPDYTKLEFRAEQNGKVIKPWMPLSALGENSNYAILGINFPEDKFIPVLWKRTFYAGDFNLDIMDSLKVTVREITTKKLLQRISILRAADTANNFIYYQLPLGDGGLNANLQDILNLGRGEPVAFGGDTSTIFKKDYGSIGILLYKGLTFQDEVEYSFGKNPYKWKSLTALDPGHGVFLVLPSDMTAGKDHDIYLRYKSQPETVHSITVSVKPPPFEIPWAQIAVISILILTLGLTWFYLRNKRNKRKLAALKQKNEDTETRLSLLSGQLNPHFLFNSLNAIQGTINNNQEKANAYIASVASFMRDVMDNSKKEFVSLQEELKQEEDYLKLEQERSAFSYTISVSTDLRPSLIDFPPLLLQPVLENSIRHAFGQNLSDPTITIQIFRDTNNLNVKLADNGITFWNSDGVQQGHGLSLTRKRIAVYNEKLEGMSIQMNVNYSEGSGTITTFTLQNWLS